One genomic region from Sphingobacterium sp. UGAL515B_05 encodes:
- a CDS encoding HAD family hydrolase has protein sequence MKEAIKMVVFDMAGTTVNENNIVYKTLRNAINTVGGYELTLTEVLAHAAGKEKLQAIKTVLKNSLDVDDDELAQRMFALFLKDLEHAYEVEEIYPNSNAEELFAILKERGILRVLNTGYDRKTAESLLEKLNWKVGKEIDALITASDVPRNRPYPDMIHLAMQKFEITDPGFVVKIGDSIIDIQEGQQAGCALSIGITTGAHDAAQLRSANPDYVIDDLLEIVEILEKKNISNTVV, from the coding sequence ATGAAAGAAGCCATCAAGATGGTCGTATTTGATATGGCGGGTACGACAGTGAACGAAAATAATATTGTTTATAAGACGCTTAGAAATGCAATAAATACGGTAGGGGGATACGAACTGACATTAACAGAGGTATTGGCCCATGCTGCAGGTAAGGAGAAGCTACAGGCGATTAAGACTGTGCTCAAAAATAGTTTGGATGTTGATGACGATGAATTGGCTCAACGGATGTTTGCTTTGTTTTTGAAAGACCTGGAACACGCTTATGAAGTCGAGGAAATTTACCCTAATTCGAATGCGGAAGAACTTTTTGCGATCTTGAAAGAGCGGGGTATCTTGCGTGTGCTCAATACGGGCTATGATCGTAAGACAGCCGAGTCACTTTTGGAGAAGCTTAATTGGAAAGTTGGCAAAGAAATAGATGCATTAATTACTGCTTCTGATGTGCCTCGAAACAGACCTTATCCAGATATGATTCATCTGGCCATGCAAAAATTTGAAATTACGGATCCTGGTTTCGTCGTTAAAATTGGTGATTCTATTATTGACATACAGGAGGGGCAACAAGCGGGTTGCGCTTTGAGTATTGGCATAACAACAGGTGCACATGATGCGGCTCAACTCAGATCGGCAAATCCCGATTATGTGATTGATGATCTACTGGAAATTGTTGAAATACTTGAAAAGAAGAATATATCCAATACAGTCGTCTAG
- a CDS encoding glycoside hydrolase family 16 protein, producing MKKYLFLAGIQVMSALGLSAQTTRSNVPLQLLGTRSWIRVDMKDNQPGMSGAKVFWAKTNKKPQTANAILAEGVKRYYIQQVEAETTYYIWIESATGKSLANGKVYTSKKWQLDNTERDEERNHPSSKAVPVGMEIYWQDEFNDQLLNRNKWTTNYFSSLNYLNAISKDEMLHDRLPQPAYTLNGSAINLYVNDTIPKRIFTEGGNQKISSIQTYDWKSNENLLDNSKGGYFEVKVRRNRQGNPKGTNTAFWFDSPGPDIRYYLQEGSEVDGIKGIRPKGQLFEIDVFEYITAQFVIHGHVDQKGVFQRNLATHIAEGYEHVGQWVTHGVLWTPTSIKHYINGELIKAYTNKNQIYSPNHFLNVFLGAYGSEGGVNMEVDYIRAYNWPLKDGNELPNPDFEGKSGLAPWEGAAVIEEGRGEKGSKAVVLAPGQKIEQYVYLDPQQDFKLIYWSKGDKVQVEVDDVAVVTGKLSNLKTLIPDLGKKGGKQELDFVTGKEINPNKKIVRIGFTNIGKEKAFLDNITLKKS from the coding sequence GTGAAAAAATATCTATTTCTTGCAGGTATTCAGGTAATGTCAGCGCTAGGGCTATCGGCTCAAACGACAAGGTCAAATGTACCATTACAGCTATTGGGTACACGGAGTTGGATCCGTGTAGACATGAAGGATAATCAACCGGGCATGTCTGGAGCGAAAGTCTTTTGGGCAAAAACGAATAAGAAACCGCAGACAGCCAATGCGATATTGGCAGAAGGTGTCAAACGTTATTATATTCAACAGGTAGAGGCTGAAACGACCTATTATATCTGGATAGAATCGGCTACAGGAAAATCCTTGGCAAATGGAAAAGTGTATACGAGCAAGAAATGGCAGTTGGATAATACTGAACGCGATGAAGAGCGAAATCATCCAAGTTCAAAAGCCGTTCCTGTTGGTATGGAAATCTATTGGCAGGATGAATTTAACGATCAATTACTTAATCGGAATAAATGGACGACCAACTATTTTTCATCCTTGAATTATCTGAATGCAATATCCAAGGATGAAATGTTGCATGATCGTTTGCCACAACCTGCATATACTTTAAATGGATCAGCGATCAATCTGTATGTCAATGATACGATTCCGAAGCGAATCTTTACAGAAGGTGGCAACCAGAAGATTTCATCCATCCAAACCTACGATTGGAAGTCCAATGAAAATTTACTGGATAATAGCAAAGGTGGGTACTTTGAAGTTAAGGTAAGACGTAACCGACAGGGGAATCCCAAGGGAACAAATACAGCTTTTTGGTTTGATTCACCCGGACCAGATATTCGTTATTATCTTCAAGAAGGATCCGAAGTCGACGGAATTAAAGGCATTCGCCCCAAGGGACAGCTTTTTGAAATCGACGTTTTCGAATATATTACGGCTCAGTTTGTGATACATGGACATGTTGATCAAAAAGGGGTATTTCAACGTAATCTTGCTACACATATTGCGGAGGGGTATGAACACGTCGGACAATGGGTAACACATGGGGTATTGTGGACACCTACAAGTATTAAACATTATATCAATGGCGAGCTGATCAAAGCGTATACGAATAAAAATCAGATTTATTCACCCAACCACTTTTTGAACGTATTTCTTGGAGCCTATGGATCTGAAGGTGGAGTCAATATGGAGGTCGATTATATTCGGGCGTATAACTGGCCTTTAAAAGATGGTAATGAATTGCCTAATCCAGATTTTGAGGGTAAATCTGGCCTCGCACCTTGGGAAGGAGCAGCGGTCATCGAAGAAGGGCGCGGCGAAAAGGGGAGTAAAGCGGTGGTACTTGCGCCGGGTCAAAAAATAGAGCAATATGTTTATTTGGATCCCCAACAAGACTTCAAACTTATCTATTGGAGTAAAGGAGACAAGGTCCAGGTGGAAGTTGATGATGTCGCTGTCGTAACAGGAAAGTTGTCGAATTTAAAGACGTTAATACCTGATTTAGGAAAAAAAGGTGGAAAGCAGGAGCTTGATTTTGTTACTGGCAAGGAGATCAATCCGAATAAAAAAATTGTCCGGATTGGATTTACCAATATAGGAAAGGAAAAAGCCTTTTTGGATAATATCACGTTGAAAAAAAGTTAG
- a CDS encoding LytTR family DNA-binding domain-containing protein, whose translation MKIKCILIDDEPFALNILEDDLLNFKQIEVVHKFNATAEAEEYLKNHAIDLIFLDIEMPDQLGTQFIRELAPRPLVIFTTAYHQYAVEGFELNAIDYLLKPISKERLAAAVRKVEEGMLLRAKQLPEQDHIIVNVEYKKTKIFLHEISYIEGLKDYVKIYLVDRESPLLTRSNLRGMEKILPTTDFLRIHNSFIVNKNRIEQVAQSKLTLPETALPIGKKYIKNIEQFI comes from the coding sequence ATGAAGATTAAATGTATACTCATAGATGATGAACCCTTCGCGCTCAATATTTTAGAAGACGACTTGTTGAATTTTAAGCAAATCGAAGTCGTCCATAAATTTAATGCGACCGCCGAAGCGGAAGAATATTTAAAAAATCACGCTATCGATCTGATTTTTCTGGATATTGAAATGCCCGATCAGTTGGGTACGCAGTTTATTCGCGAACTAGCTCCCCGCCCCTTGGTTATCTTCACCACAGCCTATCATCAATATGCTGTTGAAGGTTTCGAGCTAAATGCCATTGATTATCTGCTTAAGCCGATTTCAAAAGAACGACTCGCAGCGGCTGTCCGAAAGGTAGAAGAAGGTATGCTGCTCCGTGCAAAACAGCTCCCCGAACAGGATCATATTATCGTTAATGTAGAATATAAAAAGACGAAAATTTTTCTCCATGAAATCAGCTACATCGAAGGTTTGAAAGACTATGTAAAAATATACCTGGTGGACCGTGAATCGCCCCTTCTTACGCGCAGCAACCTCCGTGGAATGGAAAAAATATTACCTACAACAGACTTCCTACGCATACATAATTCTTTTATTGTCAATAAAAATCGTATTGAGCAGGTCGCCCAAAGCAAACTCACCCTACCTGAAACCGCCCTTCCTATCGGTAAAAAATATATCAAAAATATTGAACAGTTTATCTAA
- a CDS encoding helix-turn-helix domain-containing protein, which yields MLKSKEVVTIILIHSKGGTRQIDQEEHNMMGYQIHLMFPGQSSSFYFFKETAVYHFRIPWQNFEKLCHTLSINIKLLKDYPILRVTPYKFETLRYEFDKIRNELYRYQPTLSLILSRLTTSLIEINHSLVKHIDNLAPYAYPAILNSFLELIELHYKQEHHVAYYANLLNITVKNLWMQTQQYMGVPPLKLIHNRLLKEALYLLSLGANPIKTTMIELGFEDPATFSHFFKKQTNMSPSAYQKKHLAHKKT from the coding sequence ATGCTCAAAAGCAAAGAGGTGGTGACTATTATCTTGATACATTCGAAAGGAGGTACGCGTCAGATTGATCAGGAGGAACATAATATGATGGGTTATCAAATTCATCTAATGTTCCCCGGTCAATCAAGTTCTTTCTATTTTTTCAAAGAAACCGCTGTTTATCATTTTAGAATTCCCTGGCAAAATTTTGAAAAATTATGTCATACGCTTTCAATCAACATAAAACTCCTTAAAGATTATCCGATACTTCGGGTCACGCCATATAAATTTGAAACGCTCCGCTATGAATTCGATAAGATCCGTAATGAACTCTATCGCTATCAGCCAACATTATCACTAATTTTATCACGTTTGACAACTAGCTTAATAGAGATTAACCACTCCTTAGTCAAACACATCGATAATTTGGCACCATACGCTTATCCAGCCATCCTGAATAGCTTTCTTGAATTAATAGAACTTCATTATAAACAAGAACACCATGTCGCTTATTACGCAAATTTACTGAATATAACTGTAAAAAATCTTTGGATGCAAACACAGCAATACATGGGGGTTCCCCCCCTCAAACTGATTCATAATCGTTTGTTGAAGGAAGCTCTGTACCTGCTGAGTTTGGGGGCCAATCCAATCAAGACTACTATGATTGAATTGGGTTTTGAGGACCCCGCTACATTCTCTCATTTCTTCAAAAAACAGACAAACATGTCACCTTCAGCATATCAAAAGAAACATTTAGCACATAAAAAAACATAA
- a CDS encoding Crp/Fnr family transcriptional regulator → MDKIKEYFESLVVMNDKDWEVFSAKLVKMEFPKKSLILEIGKTEQYLSFIEKGIVRFNIPKLDYDFTFGFAFENSFVSGYDSFLTQQPSSYHLEAITDCVLWRISYEDLHAVYQTTTVGNLIGRKAVEDIFLKKMKRELTLLEDSAKTRYINLMREQPELIRNIPLKYLASYIGIRPQSLSRIRKEI, encoded by the coding sequence ATGGACAAGATCAAAGAATATTTTGAATCGCTCGTTGTCATGAATGATAAAGACTGGGAAGTATTTTCCGCTAAGCTTGTTAAGATGGAGTTTCCAAAAAAATCACTGATTTTGGAAATCGGAAAAACTGAACAGTATTTATCTTTTATTGAAAAAGGAATTGTACGTTTCAATATCCCAAAACTGGACTATGATTTTACTTTTGGATTTGCTTTCGAGAATTCTTTTGTGAGTGGCTACGATTCCTTTTTGACGCAACAACCCTCATCGTATCATCTCGAGGCAATAACAGATTGTGTTTTATGGCGGATATCGTACGAGGATCTCCATGCGGTATATCAAACAACAACGGTTGGTAACCTAATTGGTCGGAAAGCAGTTGAGGACATTTTTCTAAAAAAAATGAAACGGGAACTGACGCTGCTGGAAGATTCGGCAAAAACCAGGTATATCAATTTGATGCGTGAGCAACCCGAATTGATTCGCAACATTCCCTTAAAATATCTGGCTTCTTATATTGGTATTAGACCGCAATCGTTAAGCCGGATCAGGAAAGAAATTTAG
- a CDS encoding YdeI/OmpD-associated family protein, producing MFAFEAQLEIIGINPFVFVPTDILDNLFKDAGINKGYIPVKGKVNEKDYVQTLLRYKGEWRLYINTVILSDSPKRIGETLTITIAFDPEDRTILPHPELEAAFALNKEALQVFDGLSPSKQKEIIRYISSLKTADSRRKNIEKAIGFLLGKNRFVGREKP from the coding sequence ATGTTTGCCTTTGAAGCACAATTGGAAATTATCGGTATCAATCCTTTTGTTTTTGTTCCTACGGATATTCTGGATAACCTATTTAAGGATGCGGGAATAAACAAAGGATATATTCCTGTGAAAGGAAAAGTGAATGAAAAGGATTATGTTCAGACATTGTTGCGGTATAAGGGTGAGTGGAGGCTGTACATTAACACGGTTATATTGTCGGATTCGCCGAAACGAATCGGTGAGACCTTAACCATAACAATTGCTTTTGATCCGGAAGACCGGACTATTTTGCCTCACCCCGAACTCGAAGCAGCATTTGCACTAAATAAGGAAGCTCTGCAGGTATTCGACGGATTGTCTCCATCAAAGCAAAAGGAAATCATCCGTTATATTTCTTCCTTAAAAACTGCGGATAGTAGAAGAAAAAATATTGAAAAAGCAATTGGTTTTCTTTTGGGTAAAAACCGATTTGTGGGGCGTGAAAAGCCCTAA
- a CDS encoding aldo/keto reductase has protein sequence MPYRRCGKSGILLPAISLGLWQNFGETDIQAVFRKTLLTAFDRGITHFDLANNYGPPPGSAEENFGQILRTDFAGYRDELLISTKAGYTMWPGPYGDWGSRKYLMASLHKSLKRMSLDYVDIFYHHRPDLNTPLEETMAALRDIVHQGKACYVGLSNYPPDLAQKAAAILRAMGTPCLIHQPKYSMLVRTPEAGLLDVLQAEGIGAIAFSPLAQGLLTNKYLGGIPADSRASKEHFLKSEMITAELMEKIDRLNNLAVQRGQTLAQMAIAWLLKDERVSSVLVGARNSEQLVDSLKALDRLDFTTDELTLIDTILKQN, from the coding sequence ATGCCCTACAGACGCTGTGGGAAGAGTGGTATTCTCTTGCCAGCCATCTCATTGGGGCTTTGGCAAAATTTTGGTGAAACCGATATCCAAGCAGTATTCCGGAAAACTTTGCTGACCGCCTTCGATCGTGGGATCACCCATTTTGATCTTGCCAATAATTATGGTCCTCCTCCGGGAAGTGCAGAAGAGAACTTTGGACAGATACTGCGCACCGATTTTGCGGGCTATCGCGATGAACTTTTAATTTCCACGAAAGCGGGGTATACCATGTGGCCGGGGCCGTATGGTGATTGGGGAAGCCGTAAATATTTGATGGCCAGTCTACATAAGAGCTTAAAACGGATGAGTCTCGATTATGTGGATATATTTTACCATCATCGACCGGATCTGAATACACCGTTGGAGGAGACGATGGCAGCATTGCGAGATATTGTTCATCAAGGAAAGGCCTGCTATGTAGGCTTGTCCAATTATCCTCCTGATCTTGCTCAGAAAGCTGCTGCGATATTGCGTGCAATGGGGACACCATGCCTTATTCATCAGCCTAAATATTCAATGCTGGTGCGGACACCCGAGGCGGGACTTTTGGATGTGCTGCAGGCAGAAGGAATCGGAGCGATCGCTTTCTCTCCTTTGGCACAGGGACTGTTGACCAACAAATATCTCGGCGGCATTCCGGCGGATTCACGTGCTTCGAAAGAACATTTTTTGAAAAGTGAAATGATCACTGCTGAATTGATGGAGAAGATCGACCGGTTGAATAATCTTGCGGTACAAAGAGGGCAAACATTGGCGCAAATGGCAATTGCATGGTTGTTAAAAGATGAACGCGTGAGCTCGGTTTTAGTAGGGGCGAGAAATAGTGAACAGCTCGTTGATTCGCTCAAGGCCCTGGATAGGTTGGATTTTACGACGGATGAATTGACGCTTATAGATACTATTCTGAAGCAGAATTAA
- a CDS encoding TonB-dependent receptor domain-containing protein, translating to MKRFIAIALMATAVASVHAQAPAGGRPAFAMSEGQLSGQIVDNNGKPISQASVNLLKVIKDQATGKEREILVKSTSSSENGKFNFAAISPKEKWKLKISSVGYAPIDLAVDYSDSKTTNKDLGAIKLDDDNRKLDEVTVTGRKALLEMDIDKKVFNVEKNIVAAGGTAIDVLRNMPSVQVDIDGNVKLRNAAPTIFVDGKPTTLTPDQIPADVIDKIEIITNPSAKYDASGSMAGILNIILKKNKKAGYNGMVTLGGDRFGGTNFMGSLNLRQNKFNISLTGMNMRMRTNTEGDSHRTSTINGVESTVDQDIEGKTKGMITFGRLGVDYDLSPKTTLSVAGVLVQGKFKPNENSSILTNSRNIESRSDRISESERSFKPRGLQAGLVQKFKTEGEELSVDFNYFGGSNTSNGLYTTNYRNASSEISGTQIQKNIGSGDNKFMTVQADYVKPFKNGMKLETGVRAQINKLKNLNNNSLKAVGEDDFENITAASANYNNKNSVYAAYASLGGNLKDWVSYKVGLRAESSTYDGELLNTNEKFHNKYPLSLFPSLFLSKKLTEKDQIQMSVTRRVNRPNFFQLIPFVDYTDSLNITRGNPDLVPEFTTSGELSYSRTHGKGTFLATVYYKRTNNLITRYLTQELNPVTNKMDFINTYINANSSKNYGAEFTYTNNLKKWWDLTADLNFYNSKIEVDEKTPSEGMWTVFGKLNNTFNLQKNWNLQLAFEYQGKTNMPVTQGQTFGPPMNQAQSSSQGYIKPFYGIDFAIKKSFLKNQAASATLAINDIFRTRGNTIVSSGEGFSQTYYRLSNPQLIKLNLSYRFGKMDMNMFKKNKNQNSMEGIQMQ from the coding sequence ATGAAAAGATTTATAGCAATAGCACTAATGGCAACTGCGGTTGCTTCCGTACACGCTCAAGCCCCTGCAGGTGGTCGTCCTGCTTTCGCCATGTCCGAAGGTCAGCTCTCGGGCCAAATTGTGGACAACAACGGGAAACCTATCTCACAAGCTTCCGTGAATTTATTGAAGGTTATCAAGGATCAAGCTACAGGGAAAGAAAGGGAAATTCTCGTAAAAAGTACCAGCTCTTCAGAAAATGGAAAGTTCAATTTCGCAGCCATTTCACCAAAAGAAAAATGGAAACTAAAAATTAGTTCTGTAGGCTATGCGCCGATAGATCTTGCTGTAGACTATAGCGATAGCAAAACAACAAACAAAGATCTAGGTGCGATCAAATTGGACGATGACAACCGTAAACTCGATGAAGTTACCGTGACTGGCCGCAAGGCACTACTCGAAATGGACATCGACAAAAAAGTCTTCAACGTAGAGAAAAATATCGTTGCAGCTGGCGGTACAGCAATCGATGTGCTCCGCAATATGCCTTCTGTACAAGTAGATATCGACGGAAACGTAAAACTGAGAAACGCAGCCCCTACAATTTTTGTCGATGGAAAACCTACCACACTCACCCCCGACCAGATCCCGGCCGATGTGATCGATAAAATCGAAATTATCACAAATCCATCTGCCAAATACGACGCTTCCGGAAGTATGGCCGGTATCCTCAACATTATTCTGAAGAAAAATAAGAAAGCTGGCTACAATGGTATGGTCACCTTGGGTGGGGACCGCTTTGGTGGAACCAACTTTATGGGTAGTTTAAATCTGCGTCAAAATAAATTCAATATCTCACTAACGGGAATGAATATGCGCATGCGCACCAACACCGAGGGCGACAGCCATCGTACCAGTACAATTAATGGCGTAGAATCAACAGTAGATCAAGATATCGAAGGCAAAACAAAAGGTATGATTACCTTTGGCCGGCTCGGCGTAGATTACGACTTAAGTCCCAAAACAACACTATCTGTAGCCGGCGTGTTGGTTCAGGGTAAATTTAAGCCGAATGAGAACTCGTCAATCTTAACCAACTCTCGCAATATCGAATCACGCAGCGATCGGATTTCCGAGTCAGAAAGAAGCTTTAAACCACGCGGATTGCAAGCCGGTCTCGTCCAAAAATTCAAAACTGAAGGCGAGGAACTGTCTGTCGATTTCAATTATTTTGGCGGCAGCAATACATCCAATGGTTTATATACCACCAATTACCGCAATGCAAGCAGCGAAATCAGCGGAACTCAGATTCAAAAAAACATCGGTTCCGGTGATAATAAGTTCATGACTGTGCAGGCAGATTATGTCAAACCATTCAAAAATGGCATGAAACTCGAAACTGGTGTGCGTGCACAGATCAATAAACTCAAAAATCTCAACAATAATTCCTTAAAAGCAGTAGGTGAAGATGATTTTGAGAATATCACCGCAGCTTCAGCCAACTATAACAACAAAAACAGCGTCTATGCAGCCTATGCCTCACTTGGAGGAAACCTCAAAGACTGGGTGTCCTATAAAGTTGGGCTACGCGCAGAAAGCTCAACGTACGACGGTGAACTTTTGAATACAAACGAAAAGTTCCACAACAAGTATCCCCTGAGCTTATTTCCTTCGTTGTTCTTGAGCAAAAAGCTAACCGAAAAAGACCAAATACAAATGAGCGTAACCCGTCGTGTCAACCGCCCGAACTTCTTTCAGCTCATCCCATTTGTTGACTACACGGATAGCTTAAATATTACACGTGGTAACCCTGACCTTGTACCCGAATTCACGACATCCGGCGAACTTTCCTACAGCCGTACACATGGAAAAGGCACATTTTTGGCAACGGTATACTATAAACGCACAAACAATCTAATTACACGTTACCTGACACAGGAACTCAATCCGGTAACGAACAAAATGGATTTCATTAATACCTATATCAATGCAAATTCCAGCAAGAATTATGGGGCAGAATTTACTTATACCAATAATCTCAAAAAATGGTGGGATCTGACTGCAGACCTTAACTTCTATAATTCCAAAATTGAGGTGGATGAGAAAACGCCTTCGGAAGGTATGTGGACAGTATTTGGAAAATTGAACAATACATTCAACCTACAGAAAAACTGGAATCTACAGCTAGCGTTTGAATATCAAGGCAAAACAAATATGCCAGTGACACAGGGTCAAACATTCGGTCCACCAATGAACCAGGCGCAAAGCTCTTCACAAGGCTATATCAAACCATTCTATGGTATCGACTTTGCCATCAAGAAAAGCTTCTTGAAAAATCAGGCTGCCTCAGCAACATTGGCCATCAACGATATTTTCAGAACACGTGGCAATACCATTGTTTCATCGGGTGAAGGATTCTCTCAAACCTATTATCGACTGTCGAATCCACAGTTGATCAAATTGAATCTTTCCTACCGTTTTGGAAAAATGGATATGAATATGTTTAAGAAAAACAAAAACCAGAATTCAATGGAAGGCATACAAATGCAATAA
- a CDS encoding Gfo/Idh/MocA family oxidoreductase translates to MDNPKIVWGIIGCGDVTEKKSGPAFNRINNSQLMAVMRRDAAKAADYASRHQVPLWYSDADDLLDNIDLNAIYVATPPSSHLAYALSALRRGKSVYVEKPVTLNAIEAEILLQEVKERDGKLVVAHYRRQLPLFLKVKELVGNGEIGELRTVQLRLWQSRMPDLVTKGGGDWRTDPAVSGGGYFFDLAPHQLDLMLYFFGMPVSYDGFSLIQDKESAVADLTTGTILFENQLVFNGSWCFNVAKENQVDKVEIVGSLGHITFSIFGNSVVVKTRDGEKEFVFDHPENIQLPMISRTVDYFSGIGPNPSPIEEALVLMKIIDNFSTIRP, encoded by the coding sequence ATGGATAATCCTAAAATTGTATGGGGTATCATCGGCTGTGGTGATGTTACAGAAAAAAAAAGTGGACCAGCGTTTAATCGCATAAATAATAGTCAGCTCATGGCTGTAATGCGAAGAGATGCGGCGAAAGCTGCTGATTATGCTAGTCGACATCAAGTACCCTTGTGGTATTCAGACGCTGATGATTTGCTCGATAATATCGATCTCAATGCGATTTATGTAGCAACGCCACCCTCATCTCATCTCGCGTATGCACTGTCTGCCTTGCGTAGGGGGAAATCTGTTTATGTTGAAAAGCCCGTTACGTTAAATGCGATAGAAGCAGAAATATTGTTGCAGGAAGTAAAAGAAAGAGACGGGAAGTTGGTAGTTGCCCATTATAGGCGGCAATTGCCTTTGTTTCTGAAGGTTAAGGAGCTTGTTGGAAATGGTGAAATTGGTGAGTTAAGGACGGTGCAATTGCGTTTATGGCAGAGTAGAATGCCTGACCTAGTGACCAAAGGTGGCGGAGACTGGCGTACTGATCCTGCTGTTTCGGGAGGAGGTTATTTCTTTGATTTAGCCCCACATCAATTGGATTTGATGCTCTATTTTTTTGGAATGCCGGTTTCATACGATGGTTTTAGCTTGATTCAGGATAAAGAAAGTGCTGTAGCTGATCTGACCACAGGAACGATTTTGTTTGAAAATCAGCTTGTCTTCAATGGAAGTTGGTGTTTTAATGTTGCCAAAGAAAACCAGGTAGATAAGGTTGAAATTGTAGGAAGCCTTGGGCATATTACTTTTTCTATTTTTGGAAATTCAGTTGTTGTCAAAACAAGAGATGGAGAGAAGGAATTTGTATTTGATCATCCTGAAAATATTCAATTGCCGATGATTTCGCGTACAGTAGATTATTTTAGCGGCATCGGGCCCAATCCATCTCCGATTGAGGAAGCCTTGGTTCTGATGAAGATTATCGATAACTTTTCGACAATAAGGCCATAA
- a CDS encoding sensor histidine kinase, with product MIGRFFRKFYLHIVIWTILLLLPFITYLYQPDKIADFKAYSALSHLLNIIFLATHFYLHCYVVAPTYFFGRRKIFVLLMALGFATYVALNYCIVYFNPAGELAHLTKENILFVRLVIGPGIIYSLCMITSSMIFLYDEQARQKELNKQIALEKTTAELTMLKLQISPHFLFNTLNNIRWLIRKQSPDSEDTIVKLSEMLRYILYEVDGPKVELYKEIDHMRNFIALQTLRLPIQGNVTLDIEDKVKNRMIPPLLFIHFVENAFKYGVDSKTAPQIQFQFQETPGGIIFISRNRILQHTEPRPNEGIGLTNVRRRLQLLYPNRHELRIRKTDAGDFEVTLKLMTDED from the coding sequence ATGATTGGCAGATTCTTCAGAAAATTTTATTTACATATTGTCATCTGGACCATATTACTGCTGTTACCCTTTATAACGTATCTCTATCAGCCGGATAAGATCGCTGATTTCAAAGCTTATTCGGCATTATCGCATTTGCTAAATATTATATTTCTGGCTACTCATTTTTACTTGCATTGCTACGTTGTAGCCCCCACCTATTTTTTTGGCCGCAGAAAGATCTTTGTGCTATTAATGGCACTTGGGTTTGCCACCTACGTAGCACTGAACTACTGCATAGTCTATTTTAATCCAGCTGGAGAGCTTGCTCATCTGACGAAGGAAAATATTCTTTTTGTACGGTTGGTCATCGGCCCAGGCATTATTTACTCCCTTTGTATGATCACGTCTTCAATGATCTTCCTCTACGATGAGCAAGCGCGACAAAAGGAACTCAACAAACAGATTGCGCTTGAAAAAACAACGGCAGAACTAACGATGTTAAAGCTACAGATCAGCCCACATTTCCTATTCAATACACTTAATAATATCCGTTGGCTCATTCGTAAACAATCACCGGATTCCGAAGACACGATTGTTAAGTTATCCGAAATGCTACGCTATATACTTTACGAAGTAGACGGCCCCAAAGTCGAACTTTATAAAGAGATTGACCATATGCGCAATTTTATCGCCTTACAGACCCTTCGTCTTCCTATCCAAGGAAATGTAACACTTGATATCGAAGACAAGGTCAAAAACAGAATGATCCCCCCATTACTCTTCATACATTTTGTTGAGAATGCATTCAAATATGGCGTAGATAGCAAAACTGCACCACAGATACAGTTTCAATTTCAGGAAACTCCGGGTGGCATTATCTTTATATCCCGCAATAGAATCTTACAACATACAGAACCGCGTCCAAACGAAGGTATAGGACTGACCAATGTACGCAGACGATTACAATTATTGTATCCCAATCGACATGAACTCAGGATCAGAAAAACCGATGCTGGAGATTTCGAAGTCACCCTCAAACTGATGACCGATGAAGATTAA